One genomic window of Cannabis sativa cultivar Pink pepper isolate KNU-18-1 chromosome 2, ASM2916894v1, whole genome shotgun sequence includes the following:
- the LOC115720831 gene encoding histone-lysine N-methyltransferase SUVR4 isoform X1 — protein MAYNHMNEALTVTRGLGIPDQEVIPVYKNLLKVYGDNLEFIAEENYRALVDAYFEQKDDSKQEGEVKGMKSGKEPERFLSVGKEERVFPKLDHTSKKPISKESKTPLTSSRPQLSKPSKPSESKYRLVHPPPRSNVENSNFIEQVKNKISLNKPPTAKPFDRPLGEPSSLHVSREKKLLPKSSNEKHYSPLSPRPISTIHPELQNPPVTVGVKMDNPPLKVGVKMDNPPLKKANRCENGDTHPFFKVQKKPYNFLEDISKGTEKVGISLLDEIGNERIPKFNYIPQSIIYQNANINISLARIVDEDCCSSCSGDCLSSSLPCACACETGGEFAYTPQGLLKEKFLKACIDMKEQPEDHHFVYCTDCPIERSRNDDKFEKCKGHLVRKFIKECWRKCGCDMKCGNRVVQRGISRRLQVFFTSEGKGWGVRPLDPLPEGAFVCEYIGEVLTNMELYNRNKKSSKDRHTYPVTLDADWGSEGFLKDEEALCLDGTYHGNVSRFINHRCSDPNLVDIPVEVETPDRHFYHLAFFTTRKVAALEELTWDYGIDFNDKYHPIKAFRCSCGSPNCRDKTRKRLVYYFLSSVTNFYGHCQTTENTMTKLAYEYVIAVNSN, from the exons ATGGCTTACAATCACATGAATGAAGCCTTGACTGTGACAAGAGGTTTAGGAATTCCTGATCAAGAGGTCATACCTGTTTATAAAAATCTGTTGAAAGTGTATGGGGATAATTTGGAATTTATTGCAGAGGAGAACTACCGTGCTCTAGTGGATGCATATTTTGAGCAGAAGGATGACAGTAAG CAGGAAGGAGAGGTTAAGGGTATGAAATCTGGTAAAGAACCTGAAAGGTTTCTTTCAGTTGGAAAAGAAGAGCGTGTTTTTCCTAAATTGGATCACACAAGCAAAAAGCCAATATCAAAAGAGAGTAAAACACCTTTAACATCTTCTAGACCACAACTAAGTAAACCTTCTAAACCAAGTGAATCCAAATATCGACTAGTCCATCCACCACCAAGAAGCAATGTAGAAAACTCGAATTTTATTGAacaagttaaaaataaaatttctttgAATAAACCACCTACAGCAAAACCATTTGACAGGCCATTGGGTGAACCGAGTTCCTTGCATGTTTCTAGAGAAAAGAAGTTGTTGCCAAAGTCAAGCAATGAGAAACACTACTCGCCACTTTCTCCTAGGCCTATTTCGACAATTCACCCAG AACTACAGAATCCACCCGTTACAGTTGGTGTGAAAATGGATAATCCACCTCTTAAAGTTGGTGTGAAAATGGATAATCCACCTCTTAAAAAAGCGAATAGGTGTGAAAATGGAGATACACACCCTTTTTTTAAGGTACAAAAGAAACCTTATAACTTTCTTGAGGACATTTCAAAAGGGACAGAAAAAGTGGGAATTTCACTCTTGGATGAAATTGGCAATGAGCGTATTCCAAAATTTAATTACATTCCTCAAAGCATTATCTATCAAAATGCCAATATAAATATTTCACTGGCTCGAATTGTGGACGAGGATTGCTGTTCAAGTTGTTCTGGAGATTGCCTTTCTTCATCATTACCGTGTGCCTGTGCTTGTGAAACTGGTGGAGAGTTTGCATACACACCACAAGGACTTTTAAAAGAAAAGTTTTTAAAAGCTTGTATTGATATGAAAGAGCAGCCAGAGGACCACCACTTTGTTTATTGCACAGATTGCCCTATTGAGAGGTCTAGGAATGATGACAAATTTGAGAAATGTAAGGGACACCTGGTAAGAAAGTTTATTAAAGAATGCTGGAGAAAATGTGGCTGTGACATGAAATGTGGAAACAGAGTAGTCCAACGAGGTATTTCAAGAAGATTACAG GTTTTCTTTACCAGTGAAGGAAAAGGATGGGGTGTTCGACCACTTGATCCATTGCCTGAGGGAGCATTCGTTTGTGAATACATTGGAGAAGTGTTAACCAATATGGAGTTGTACAATAGGAATAAAAAAAGCAGCAAAGATAGGCATACATATCCTGTAACACTGGATGCAGATTGGGGCTCCGAGGGGTTTCTAAAAGATGAGGAGGCACTTTGTTTGGATGGAACATATCATGGAAACGTTTCCAGATTTATCAATCATAG GTGCTCTGATCCAAACTTGGTTGATATTCCTGTGGAAGTGGAGACACCTGACCGCCATTTTTACCAT CTTGCATTCTTCACCACTAGGAAAGTTGCTGCTTTAGAAGAGCTTACTTGG GATTATGGGATTGACTTCAATGATAAGTATCATCCAATTAAGGCATTTCGTTGCTCTTGTGGAAGTCCAAATTGCAGGGACAAAACACGAAAGAGGTTAGTCTATTACTTCCTTTCATCAGTCACTAATTTTTATGGCCATTGCCAAACCACGGAAAACACTATGACGAAACTGGCATATGAATATGTCATAGCTGTTAACTCAAATTAA
- the LOC115720831 gene encoding histone-lysine N-methyltransferase SUVR4 isoform X2 — protein sequence MAYNHMNEALTVTRGLGIPDQEVIPVYKNLLKVYGDNLEFIAEENYRALVDAYFEQKDDSKEGEVKGMKSGKEPERFLSVGKEERVFPKLDHTSKKPISKESKTPLTSSRPQLSKPSKPSESKYRLVHPPPRSNVENSNFIEQVKNKISLNKPPTAKPFDRPLGEPSSLHVSREKKLLPKSSNEKHYSPLSPRPISTIHPELQNPPVTVGVKMDNPPLKVGVKMDNPPLKKANRCENGDTHPFFKVQKKPYNFLEDISKGTEKVGISLLDEIGNERIPKFNYIPQSIIYQNANINISLARIVDEDCCSSCSGDCLSSSLPCACACETGGEFAYTPQGLLKEKFLKACIDMKEQPEDHHFVYCTDCPIERSRNDDKFEKCKGHLVRKFIKECWRKCGCDMKCGNRVVQRGISRRLQVFFTSEGKGWGVRPLDPLPEGAFVCEYIGEVLTNMELYNRNKKSSKDRHTYPVTLDADWGSEGFLKDEEALCLDGTYHGNVSRFINHRCSDPNLVDIPVEVETPDRHFYHLAFFTTRKVAALEELTWDYGIDFNDKYHPIKAFRCSCGSPNCRDKTRKRLVYYFLSSVTNFYGHCQTTENTMTKLAYEYVIAVNSN from the exons ATGGCTTACAATCACATGAATGAAGCCTTGACTGTGACAAGAGGTTTAGGAATTCCTGATCAAGAGGTCATACCTGTTTATAAAAATCTGTTGAAAGTGTATGGGGATAATTTGGAATTTATTGCAGAGGAGAACTACCGTGCTCTAGTGGATGCATATTTTGAGCAGAAGGATGACAGTAAG GAAGGAGAGGTTAAGGGTATGAAATCTGGTAAAGAACCTGAAAGGTTTCTTTCAGTTGGAAAAGAAGAGCGTGTTTTTCCTAAATTGGATCACACAAGCAAAAAGCCAATATCAAAAGAGAGTAAAACACCTTTAACATCTTCTAGACCACAACTAAGTAAACCTTCTAAACCAAGTGAATCCAAATATCGACTAGTCCATCCACCACCAAGAAGCAATGTAGAAAACTCGAATTTTATTGAacaagttaaaaataaaatttctttgAATAAACCACCTACAGCAAAACCATTTGACAGGCCATTGGGTGAACCGAGTTCCTTGCATGTTTCTAGAGAAAAGAAGTTGTTGCCAAAGTCAAGCAATGAGAAACACTACTCGCCACTTTCTCCTAGGCCTATTTCGACAATTCACCCAG AACTACAGAATCCACCCGTTACAGTTGGTGTGAAAATGGATAATCCACCTCTTAAAGTTGGTGTGAAAATGGATAATCCACCTCTTAAAAAAGCGAATAGGTGTGAAAATGGAGATACACACCCTTTTTTTAAGGTACAAAAGAAACCTTATAACTTTCTTGAGGACATTTCAAAAGGGACAGAAAAAGTGGGAATTTCACTCTTGGATGAAATTGGCAATGAGCGTATTCCAAAATTTAATTACATTCCTCAAAGCATTATCTATCAAAATGCCAATATAAATATTTCACTGGCTCGAATTGTGGACGAGGATTGCTGTTCAAGTTGTTCTGGAGATTGCCTTTCTTCATCATTACCGTGTGCCTGTGCTTGTGAAACTGGTGGAGAGTTTGCATACACACCACAAGGACTTTTAAAAGAAAAGTTTTTAAAAGCTTGTATTGATATGAAAGAGCAGCCAGAGGACCACCACTTTGTTTATTGCACAGATTGCCCTATTGAGAGGTCTAGGAATGATGACAAATTTGAGAAATGTAAGGGACACCTGGTAAGAAAGTTTATTAAAGAATGCTGGAGAAAATGTGGCTGTGACATGAAATGTGGAAACAGAGTAGTCCAACGAGGTATTTCAAGAAGATTACAG GTTTTCTTTACCAGTGAAGGAAAAGGATGGGGTGTTCGACCACTTGATCCATTGCCTGAGGGAGCATTCGTTTGTGAATACATTGGAGAAGTGTTAACCAATATGGAGTTGTACAATAGGAATAAAAAAAGCAGCAAAGATAGGCATACATATCCTGTAACACTGGATGCAGATTGGGGCTCCGAGGGGTTTCTAAAAGATGAGGAGGCACTTTGTTTGGATGGAACATATCATGGAAACGTTTCCAGATTTATCAATCATAG GTGCTCTGATCCAAACTTGGTTGATATTCCTGTGGAAGTGGAGACACCTGACCGCCATTTTTACCAT CTTGCATTCTTCACCACTAGGAAAGTTGCTGCTTTAGAAGAGCTTACTTGG GATTATGGGATTGACTTCAATGATAAGTATCATCCAATTAAGGCATTTCGTTGCTCTTGTGGAAGTCCAAATTGCAGGGACAAAACACGAAAGAGGTTAGTCTATTACTTCCTTTCATCAGTCACTAATTTTTATGGCCATTGCCAAACCACGGAAAACACTATGACGAAACTGGCATATGAATATGTCATAGCTGTTAACTCAAATTAA
- the LOC115720831 gene encoding histone-lysine N-methyltransferase SUVR4 isoform X4 produces MAYNHMNEALTVTRGLGIPDQEVIPVYKNLLKVYGDNLEFIAEENYRALVDAYFEQKDDSKEGEVKGMKSGKEPERFLSVGKEERVFPKLDHTSKKPISKESKTPLTSSRPQLSKPSKPSESKYRLVHPPPRSNVENSNFIEQVKNKISLNKPPTAKPFDRPLGEPSSLHVSREKKLLPKSSNEKHYSPLSPRPISTIHPELQNPPVTVGVKMDNPPLKVGVKMDNPPLKKANRCENGDTHPFFKVQKKPYNFLEDISKGTEKVGISLLDEIGNERIPKFNYIPQSIIYQNANINISLARIVDEDCCSSCSGDCLSSSLPCACACETGGEFAYTPQGLLKEKFLKACIDMKEQPEDHHFVYCTDCPIERSRNDDKFEKCKGHLVRKFIKECWRKCGCDMKCGNRVVQRGISRRLQVFFTSEGKGWGVRPLDPLPEGAFVCEYIGEVLTNMELYNRNKKSSKDRHTYPVTLDADWGSEGFLKDEEALCLDGTYHGNVSRFINHRCSDPNLVDIPVEVETPDRHFYHLAFFTTRKVAALEELTWDYGIDFNDKYHPIKAFRCSCGSPNCRDKTRKRKQI; encoded by the exons ATGGCTTACAATCACATGAATGAAGCCTTGACTGTGACAAGAGGTTTAGGAATTCCTGATCAAGAGGTCATACCTGTTTATAAAAATCTGTTGAAAGTGTATGGGGATAATTTGGAATTTATTGCAGAGGAGAACTACCGTGCTCTAGTGGATGCATATTTTGAGCAGAAGGATGACAGTAAG GAAGGAGAGGTTAAGGGTATGAAATCTGGTAAAGAACCTGAAAGGTTTCTTTCAGTTGGAAAAGAAGAGCGTGTTTTTCCTAAATTGGATCACACAAGCAAAAAGCCAATATCAAAAGAGAGTAAAACACCTTTAACATCTTCTAGACCACAACTAAGTAAACCTTCTAAACCAAGTGAATCCAAATATCGACTAGTCCATCCACCACCAAGAAGCAATGTAGAAAACTCGAATTTTATTGAacaagttaaaaataaaatttctttgAATAAACCACCTACAGCAAAACCATTTGACAGGCCATTGGGTGAACCGAGTTCCTTGCATGTTTCTAGAGAAAAGAAGTTGTTGCCAAAGTCAAGCAATGAGAAACACTACTCGCCACTTTCTCCTAGGCCTATTTCGACAATTCACCCAG AACTACAGAATCCACCCGTTACAGTTGGTGTGAAAATGGATAATCCACCTCTTAAAGTTGGTGTGAAAATGGATAATCCACCTCTTAAAAAAGCGAATAGGTGTGAAAATGGAGATACACACCCTTTTTTTAAGGTACAAAAGAAACCTTATAACTTTCTTGAGGACATTTCAAAAGGGACAGAAAAAGTGGGAATTTCACTCTTGGATGAAATTGGCAATGAGCGTATTCCAAAATTTAATTACATTCCTCAAAGCATTATCTATCAAAATGCCAATATAAATATTTCACTGGCTCGAATTGTGGACGAGGATTGCTGTTCAAGTTGTTCTGGAGATTGCCTTTCTTCATCATTACCGTGTGCCTGTGCTTGTGAAACTGGTGGAGAGTTTGCATACACACCACAAGGACTTTTAAAAGAAAAGTTTTTAAAAGCTTGTATTGATATGAAAGAGCAGCCAGAGGACCACCACTTTGTTTATTGCACAGATTGCCCTATTGAGAGGTCTAGGAATGATGACAAATTTGAGAAATGTAAGGGACACCTGGTAAGAAAGTTTATTAAAGAATGCTGGAGAAAATGTGGCTGTGACATGAAATGTGGAAACAGAGTAGTCCAACGAGGTATTTCAAGAAGATTACAG GTTTTCTTTACCAGTGAAGGAAAAGGATGGGGTGTTCGACCACTTGATCCATTGCCTGAGGGAGCATTCGTTTGTGAATACATTGGAGAAGTGTTAACCAATATGGAGTTGTACAATAGGAATAAAAAAAGCAGCAAAGATAGGCATACATATCCTGTAACACTGGATGCAGATTGGGGCTCCGAGGGGTTTCTAAAAGATGAGGAGGCACTTTGTTTGGATGGAACATATCATGGAAACGTTTCCAGATTTATCAATCATAG GTGCTCTGATCCAAACTTGGTTGATATTCCTGTGGAAGTGGAGACACCTGACCGCCATTTTTACCAT CTTGCATTCTTCACCACTAGGAAAGTTGCTGCTTTAGAAGAGCTTACTTGG GATTATGGGATTGACTTCAATGATAAGTATCATCCAATTAAGGCATTTCGTTGCTCTTGTGGAAGTCCAAATTGCAGGGACAAAACACGAAAGAG
- the LOC115720831 gene encoding histone-lysine N-methyltransferase SUVR4 isoform X6 — MAYNHMNEALTVTRGLGIPDQEVIPVYKNLLKVYGDNLEFIAEENYRALVDAYFEQKDDSKQEGEVKGMKSGKEPERFLSVGKEERVFPKLDHTSKKPISKESKTPLTSSRPQLSKPSKPSESKYRLVHPPPRSNVENSNFIEQVKNKISLNKPPTAKPFDRPLGEPSSLHVSREKKLLPKSSNEKHYSPLSPRPISTIHPELQNPPVTVGVKMDNPPLKVGVKMDNPPLKKANRCENGDTHPFFKVQKKPYNFLEDISKGTEKVGISLLDEIGNERIPKFNYIPQSIIYQNANINISLARIVDEDCCSSCSGDCLSSSLPCACACETGGEFAYTPQGLLKEKFLKACIDMKEQPEDHHFVYCTDCPIERSRNDDKFEKCKGHLVRKFIKECWRKCGCDMKCGNRVVQRGISRRLQVFFTSEGKGWGVRPLDPLPEGAFVCEYIGEVLTNMELYNRNKKSSKDRHTYPVTLDADWGSEGFLKDEEALCLDGTYHGNVSRFINHRCSDPNLVDIPVEVETPDRHFYHLAFFTTRKVAALEELTWDYGIDFNDKYHPIKAFRCSCGSPNCRDKTRKR; from the exons ATGGCTTACAATCACATGAATGAAGCCTTGACTGTGACAAGAGGTTTAGGAATTCCTGATCAAGAGGTCATACCTGTTTATAAAAATCTGTTGAAAGTGTATGGGGATAATTTGGAATTTATTGCAGAGGAGAACTACCGTGCTCTAGTGGATGCATATTTTGAGCAGAAGGATGACAGTAAG CAGGAAGGAGAGGTTAAGGGTATGAAATCTGGTAAAGAACCTGAAAGGTTTCTTTCAGTTGGAAAAGAAGAGCGTGTTTTTCCTAAATTGGATCACACAAGCAAAAAGCCAATATCAAAAGAGAGTAAAACACCTTTAACATCTTCTAGACCACAACTAAGTAAACCTTCTAAACCAAGTGAATCCAAATATCGACTAGTCCATCCACCACCAAGAAGCAATGTAGAAAACTCGAATTTTATTGAacaagttaaaaataaaatttctttgAATAAACCACCTACAGCAAAACCATTTGACAGGCCATTGGGTGAACCGAGTTCCTTGCATGTTTCTAGAGAAAAGAAGTTGTTGCCAAAGTCAAGCAATGAGAAACACTACTCGCCACTTTCTCCTAGGCCTATTTCGACAATTCACCCAG AACTACAGAATCCACCCGTTACAGTTGGTGTGAAAATGGATAATCCACCTCTTAAAGTTGGTGTGAAAATGGATAATCCACCTCTTAAAAAAGCGAATAGGTGTGAAAATGGAGATACACACCCTTTTTTTAAGGTACAAAAGAAACCTTATAACTTTCTTGAGGACATTTCAAAAGGGACAGAAAAAGTGGGAATTTCACTCTTGGATGAAATTGGCAATGAGCGTATTCCAAAATTTAATTACATTCCTCAAAGCATTATCTATCAAAATGCCAATATAAATATTTCACTGGCTCGAATTGTGGACGAGGATTGCTGTTCAAGTTGTTCTGGAGATTGCCTTTCTTCATCATTACCGTGTGCCTGTGCTTGTGAAACTGGTGGAGAGTTTGCATACACACCACAAGGACTTTTAAAAGAAAAGTTTTTAAAAGCTTGTATTGATATGAAAGAGCAGCCAGAGGACCACCACTTTGTTTATTGCACAGATTGCCCTATTGAGAGGTCTAGGAATGATGACAAATTTGAGAAATGTAAGGGACACCTGGTAAGAAAGTTTATTAAAGAATGCTGGAGAAAATGTGGCTGTGACATGAAATGTGGAAACAGAGTAGTCCAACGAGGTATTTCAAGAAGATTACAG GTTTTCTTTACCAGTGAAGGAAAAGGATGGGGTGTTCGACCACTTGATCCATTGCCTGAGGGAGCATTCGTTTGTGAATACATTGGAGAAGTGTTAACCAATATGGAGTTGTACAATAGGAATAAAAAAAGCAGCAAAGATAGGCATACATATCCTGTAACACTGGATGCAGATTGGGGCTCCGAGGGGTTTCTAAAAGATGAGGAGGCACTTTGTTTGGATGGAACATATCATGGAAACGTTTCCAGATTTATCAATCATAG GTGCTCTGATCCAAACTTGGTTGATATTCCTGTGGAAGTGGAGACACCTGACCGCCATTTTTACCAT CTTGCATTCTTCACCACTAGGAAAGTTGCTGCTTTAGAAGAGCTTACTTGG GATTATGGGATTGACTTCAATGATAAGTATCATCCAATTAAGGCATTTCGTTGCTCTTGTGGAAGTCCAAATTGCAGGGACAAAACACGAAAGAG
- the LOC115720831 gene encoding histone-lysine N-methyltransferase SUVR4 isoform X3 codes for MAYNHMNEALTVTRGLGIPDQEVIPVYKNLLKVYGDNLEFIAEENYRALVDAYFEQKDDSKQEGEVKGMKSGKEPERFLSVGKEERVFPKLDHTSKKPISKESKTPLTSSRPQLSKPSKPSESKYRLVHPPPRSNVENSNFIEQVKNKISLNKPPTAKPFDRPLGEPSSLHVSREKKLLPKSSNEKHYSPLSPRPISTIHPELQNPPVTVGVKMDNPPLKVGVKMDNPPLKKANRCENGDTHPFFKVQKKPYNFLEDISKGTEKVGISLLDEIGNERIPKFNYIPQSIIYQNANINISLARIVDEDCCSSCSGDCLSSSLPCACACETGGEFAYTPQGLLKEKFLKACIDMKEQPEDHHFVYCTDCPIERSRNDDKFEKCKGHLVRKFIKECWRKCGCDMKCGNRVVQRGISRRLQVFFTSEGKGWGVRPLDPLPEGAFVCEYIGEVLTNMELYNRNKKSSKDRHTYPVTLDADWGSEGFLKDEEALCLDGTYHGNVSRFINHRCSDPNLVDIPVEVETPDRHFYHLAFFTTRKVAALEELTWDYGIDFNDKYHPIKAFRCSCGSPNCRDKTRKRKQI; via the exons ATGGCTTACAATCACATGAATGAAGCCTTGACTGTGACAAGAGGTTTAGGAATTCCTGATCAAGAGGTCATACCTGTTTATAAAAATCTGTTGAAAGTGTATGGGGATAATTTGGAATTTATTGCAGAGGAGAACTACCGTGCTCTAGTGGATGCATATTTTGAGCAGAAGGATGACAGTAAG CAGGAAGGAGAGGTTAAGGGTATGAAATCTGGTAAAGAACCTGAAAGGTTTCTTTCAGTTGGAAAAGAAGAGCGTGTTTTTCCTAAATTGGATCACACAAGCAAAAAGCCAATATCAAAAGAGAGTAAAACACCTTTAACATCTTCTAGACCACAACTAAGTAAACCTTCTAAACCAAGTGAATCCAAATATCGACTAGTCCATCCACCACCAAGAAGCAATGTAGAAAACTCGAATTTTATTGAacaagttaaaaataaaatttctttgAATAAACCACCTACAGCAAAACCATTTGACAGGCCATTGGGTGAACCGAGTTCCTTGCATGTTTCTAGAGAAAAGAAGTTGTTGCCAAAGTCAAGCAATGAGAAACACTACTCGCCACTTTCTCCTAGGCCTATTTCGACAATTCACCCAG AACTACAGAATCCACCCGTTACAGTTGGTGTGAAAATGGATAATCCACCTCTTAAAGTTGGTGTGAAAATGGATAATCCACCTCTTAAAAAAGCGAATAGGTGTGAAAATGGAGATACACACCCTTTTTTTAAGGTACAAAAGAAACCTTATAACTTTCTTGAGGACATTTCAAAAGGGACAGAAAAAGTGGGAATTTCACTCTTGGATGAAATTGGCAATGAGCGTATTCCAAAATTTAATTACATTCCTCAAAGCATTATCTATCAAAATGCCAATATAAATATTTCACTGGCTCGAATTGTGGACGAGGATTGCTGTTCAAGTTGTTCTGGAGATTGCCTTTCTTCATCATTACCGTGTGCCTGTGCTTGTGAAACTGGTGGAGAGTTTGCATACACACCACAAGGACTTTTAAAAGAAAAGTTTTTAAAAGCTTGTATTGATATGAAAGAGCAGCCAGAGGACCACCACTTTGTTTATTGCACAGATTGCCCTATTGAGAGGTCTAGGAATGATGACAAATTTGAGAAATGTAAGGGACACCTGGTAAGAAAGTTTATTAAAGAATGCTGGAGAAAATGTGGCTGTGACATGAAATGTGGAAACAGAGTAGTCCAACGAGGTATTTCAAGAAGATTACAG GTTTTCTTTACCAGTGAAGGAAAAGGATGGGGTGTTCGACCACTTGATCCATTGCCTGAGGGAGCATTCGTTTGTGAATACATTGGAGAAGTGTTAACCAATATGGAGTTGTACAATAGGAATAAAAAAAGCAGCAAAGATAGGCATACATATCCTGTAACACTGGATGCAGATTGGGGCTCCGAGGGGTTTCTAAAAGATGAGGAGGCACTTTGTTTGGATGGAACATATCATGGAAACGTTTCCAGATTTATCAATCATAG GTGCTCTGATCCAAACTTGGTTGATATTCCTGTGGAAGTGGAGACACCTGACCGCCATTTTTACCAT CTTGCATTCTTCACCACTAGGAAAGTTGCTGCTTTAGAAGAGCTTACTTGG GATTATGGGATTGACTTCAATGATAAGTATCATCCAATTAAGGCATTTCGTTGCTCTTGTGGAAGTCCAAATTGCAGGGACAAAACACGAAAGAG
- the LOC115720831 gene encoding histone-lysine N-methyltransferase SUVR4 isoform X7, giving the protein MHILSRRMTQEGEVKGMKSGKEPERFLSVGKEERVFPKLDHTSKKPISKESKTPLTSSRPQLSKPSKPSESKYRLVHPPPRSNVENSNFIEQVKNKISLNKPPTAKPFDRPLGEPSSLHVSREKKLLPKSSNEKHYSPLSPRPISTIHPELQNPPVTVGVKMDNPPLKVGVKMDNPPLKKANRCENGDTHPFFKVQKKPYNFLEDISKGTEKVGISLLDEIGNERIPKFNYIPQSIIYQNANINISLARIVDEDCCSSCSGDCLSSSLPCACACETGGEFAYTPQGLLKEKFLKACIDMKEQPEDHHFVYCTDCPIERSRNDDKFEKCKGHLVRKFIKECWRKCGCDMKCGNRVVQRGISRRLQVFFTSEGKGWGVRPLDPLPEGAFVCEYIGEVLTNMELYNRNKKSSKDRHTYPVTLDADWGSEGFLKDEEALCLDGTYHGNVSRFINHRCSDPNLVDIPVEVETPDRHFYHLAFFTTRKVAALEELTWDYGIDFNDKYHPIKAFRCSCGSPNCRDKTRKRLVYYFLSSVTNFYGHCQTTENTMTKLAYEYVIAVNSN; this is encoded by the exons ATGCATATTTTGAGCAGAAGGATGACA CAGGAAGGAGAGGTTAAGGGTATGAAATCTGGTAAAGAACCTGAAAGGTTTCTTTCAGTTGGAAAAGAAGAGCGTGTTTTTCCTAAATTGGATCACACAAGCAAAAAGCCAATATCAAAAGAGAGTAAAACACCTTTAACATCTTCTAGACCACAACTAAGTAAACCTTCTAAACCAAGTGAATCCAAATATCGACTAGTCCATCCACCACCAAGAAGCAATGTAGAAAACTCGAATTTTATTGAacaagttaaaaataaaatttctttgAATAAACCACCTACAGCAAAACCATTTGACAGGCCATTGGGTGAACCGAGTTCCTTGCATGTTTCTAGAGAAAAGAAGTTGTTGCCAAAGTCAAGCAATGAGAAACACTACTCGCCACTTTCTCCTAGGCCTATTTCGACAATTCACCCAG AACTACAGAATCCACCCGTTACAGTTGGTGTGAAAATGGATAATCCACCTCTTAAAGTTGGTGTGAAAATGGATAATCCACCTCTTAAAAAAGCGAATAGGTGTGAAAATGGAGATACACACCCTTTTTTTAAGGTACAAAAGAAACCTTATAACTTTCTTGAGGACATTTCAAAAGGGACAGAAAAAGTGGGAATTTCACTCTTGGATGAAATTGGCAATGAGCGTATTCCAAAATTTAATTACATTCCTCAAAGCATTATCTATCAAAATGCCAATATAAATATTTCACTGGCTCGAATTGTGGACGAGGATTGCTGTTCAAGTTGTTCTGGAGATTGCCTTTCTTCATCATTACCGTGTGCCTGTGCTTGTGAAACTGGTGGAGAGTTTGCATACACACCACAAGGACTTTTAAAAGAAAAGTTTTTAAAAGCTTGTATTGATATGAAAGAGCAGCCAGAGGACCACCACTTTGTTTATTGCACAGATTGCCCTATTGAGAGGTCTAGGAATGATGACAAATTTGAGAAATGTAAGGGACACCTGGTAAGAAAGTTTATTAAAGAATGCTGGAGAAAATGTGGCTGTGACATGAAATGTGGAAACAGAGTAGTCCAACGAGGTATTTCAAGAAGATTACAG GTTTTCTTTACCAGTGAAGGAAAAGGATGGGGTGTTCGACCACTTGATCCATTGCCTGAGGGAGCATTCGTTTGTGAATACATTGGAGAAGTGTTAACCAATATGGAGTTGTACAATAGGAATAAAAAAAGCAGCAAAGATAGGCATACATATCCTGTAACACTGGATGCAGATTGGGGCTCCGAGGGGTTTCTAAAAGATGAGGAGGCACTTTGTTTGGATGGAACATATCATGGAAACGTTTCCAGATTTATCAATCATAG GTGCTCTGATCCAAACTTGGTTGATATTCCTGTGGAAGTGGAGACACCTGACCGCCATTTTTACCAT CTTGCATTCTTCACCACTAGGAAAGTTGCTGCTTTAGAAGAGCTTACTTGG GATTATGGGATTGACTTCAATGATAAGTATCATCCAATTAAGGCATTTCGTTGCTCTTGTGGAAGTCCAAATTGCAGGGACAAAACACGAAAGAGGTTAGTCTATTACTTCCTTTCATCAGTCACTAATTTTTATGGCCATTGCCAAACCACGGAAAACACTATGACGAAACTGGCATATGAATATGTCATAGCTGTTAACTCAAATTAA